The genomic window TCAGCGAGGGCATATGCTTCCTTTTCCACTCTTGGATCTGGCCTGTATTCATTTGATAGCAGCATCAGAACCCTTCGTCGCTTGGCTGCTCTAACGTTGGATATCCGTATCAACAGTTCTCCCTTCAGTCATCGAAAGCTTTGCTTTTTCAATCATTTCAACAGTTCGCACGCCAATGAGACCGCTGTTCATCGTTTCGGTTAAGGGATCGCCTATCGACTTGATAAAATGAAGAAGTTCCGTTTGAATAGTATTGTTTCTTTCAATTCCAAGTTTATACAAATACCCGCTTTCATAAACAGTCACTTCTTGAGCGACTGCATCAATAACGCAGCATCTTCTTTCCCCAACAATCTCTATCTGTCTTGTCTTCCTAGGTGCGAGCCAACTAAGAATTGCTGTTGCTAATTCGCCTGTCGGCAATTCAGAAATGATGTATGCTGTTTCTTCCAGTTGCTTGCGCCTAAATGGTCGTGCCGTACAACTTATTCTAGCTGGCCATATATCGGTTAAAAAATTGATGATATCGAAATAATGAGGCGCTAGGTCCACAATCACATCCCTATCAGGATAAGGTGGCTCTAAATTGACCCAATATAGATTCATCAAGAAAAGTCGCCCAAAGAATCTCTCTCGAATTAATCTTCTCACTTCAGCAAGGGCATTATTGAAGCGATAGATATGACCAACAGAGAGGGTAAGATTCTTTTTCCGGGCAATTTCCACCAATTCCTTTCCCTCATCTGATCTTAGGGTCATCGGTTTTTCAACAAGCACGTGCTTTCCAGCATTCAGCGCATCCCTGCATACTTGGTAGTGAAGGCTGTTGGGCACGCATACATTCACCGCTATGATCGATTCGTCCTCAAGCAATTCGTGATAATCTGGGGTTAAAATTTCAATCCCATACCTTTCTTTGCAATACTCGAGATTCTTCTCATCAATATCCGCAACCCCTCGCACCTTAACTCCTGGTATTCCTCCATATTCATCGACAATCTTTCGCCCCCAATACCCAACGCCAATCACTCCGATATCAAATCTTCTCATCTCACGGTTCCCCCATAAAAGTCAGCGATTTTCTCACATATGTAATCGACTTCGTGTGAAGTTAGAGCAGGATACATCGGCAGAGAAAGGACTTCCCTTGAAATTCTCTCGCTCATTGAAAAACTCCCCTCTTGGTAATTATAAGTGCTACGATAGATGGGCTGGAGATGTATCGGTATTGGATAATGAATGCCACACTCAATGCCATTGGCTTCCAGATATTGTGCTAATTCGTTTCTTTTTTGACAACGAATGACAAACAAATGAAAGACTGGACGAATATCAGCTGAGCCCATGGGAGGAAGCTTTATTTCTTCAATGTTCCCCAGCTTGGAAACATAGCGTTTCGCTATCGATCTCCTTCGTTCGTTCCATTCTTCAATATGTTTCAATTGGACGAGGCCTATTGCGGCATTAACTGTGTTAAGTCTTGCAGTGAAGCCAAAGACATCATGAAGATATCGCGATGCTCGCCCACAATCCCTCAGTTTCCTCAATTTCGATGCGAGCACGCTGTCATTCGTTGTGACCATTCCTCCATCTCCCGCAACAGTTAGATTCTTCGTAGGATAGAAAGAAAAGCATCCTGCCTCGCCGAATGAGCCAATTCTCCTTCCTTTGTAAATAGCGCCATGAGCTTGCGCAGCATCTTCGACAATGACAAGACCTTTTCTTCTCGCGATATCTTTGATGTCATCCATAGGACATGGATATCCGTAAAGGTGTACTGGAAGAATTCCGCAGGTCTTCTCAGAGATTCTTCCAATTACCTGAGCCGGATCAATGCAGTACGTCCCTTCGTCCACATCTGCAAACACCGGAATCCCTTCAGAATAGACTATCGAATTTGCCGTAGCAATAAATGAAAGAGGAGTTGTAATTATCTCCTTTCCTCGGACATTGAGCCCCATCAGTGCAAGGACGAGAGCAGCGGTGCCCGAAGAAACAGCAACGGCACAATCTGTTCCAATATACTTAGCGAATTGCTCTTCGAACTTGTACACGCTTTCACCGAGTACGAGCCTCTCATTCCTCAGTGCGTTAGAGGCAGCATCTATCATTTCATCTGTGATGAGCGGTTTGCTGAGTGGAATTCTATTCATGCTATTTTCACCTTTTAAGCGAGTTTTCAAATTTCCTAACGACCTTGGCGGGATTGCCCACGACGAGCGTATTTGGCGGCACATCTCGCGTGACCACTGACCCAGCGCCAATCATTGCATTCTCGCCGATGGTCACACCGCAGATCACAACCGCCCCTGCACCTATGGAAGCGCCACGCTTCACTAGAGTGGGGACCACCGTCCAATCTCCGACAGCTCTTGGATAAATGTCATTAGTGAAGACAACATGGGGACCAACAAAGACCTCATCCTCTATCGTCACACCGGATGGAATAAAAGAATAGGCTTCAATCTTACATCTGTTGCCAATCTTCACGCCTCGCTGAATTTCTACAAACGCTGCGATCTTGCAATCACGTCCGATACTGCAACCATAGAGGTTGACGAAGTTTCTGATGATCGTTCCTTCGCCAATCGTGCAATCCTCAATTGAATAGTATCTGGCTAAAAGTTTCATTTTCAACAAGCAACGCTTTCAGGGCATTAATACCTTATGCATGCGTAATTTTCTCATATTTGATTTCCAGCGGAGAGGATCCATAATAGAAGTTACAAGGACCTATCGAAATAGTGATAAGCTTCGGAATACTTATCCAGTGCAAGATGCTTATTAGTGTTGTTCTCAACATAATGAACGAGGAGAGAAATATTTCCGATCTTCTTGATAGCCTCGTAGTTCAGGAGATGCCTATTGAAATCATCGTCGTCGACGCAGGTAGCAAAGATAGAACAAGAGAGATCGTGAAGGCTTACGCTCAGAGATACCAATTTGTCAAAATGTATGTAAAACCCGGCACTCGAGGCGAAAGCACAAACTACGGAATTTCGAAAGCAACAGGGAATATTATAGCGTTCACTGGCGGTGACTGCATCGTTAACCCATTCTGGGCGAAGGAACTCCGAAAGACTATTGCAGAAGGAGCGGATATCGTTGCCGGTAGAACAATCAATTTAGGGCCTGAAGCATGGGAGGATTTGGAACGCGTTGAGTTGTATCACAAGGGATTCGATGTTTCGTATCCTAGTTGCAACATGGCATTCCGCAGGGAAGTTCTTGAAAAGGTCGGAGGATTTGATCCTTGGTTCATAACAGCAGAGGACATAGATCTAAATTACAGAGCGGTCGAAGCAGGCTTTTCAATAAAATATAATCCAAATGCCATAGTTTATCATAGAACGAAAGGAACGATTTACAAATTCTTTAAACAAGCGTTTTGGAATGGCGTCGGCAGAAAACAGCTGACGCTAAAGCATGGTAAGCTCTGGAGCTCTTATGATCCCATCAAGATGTTTAAACAAAAGGTGAACACCTGGTCTTTGTTAAGACTTACTTGTGCCCTCTTGGGATATGTGGGCTTTAAGTTATTTGGCGACAGGGGACCCTATGTGAAGCGACAAAATAACTAGCAAAAACTCAAATTGGTTTTCTTGAGAAAATTGTGAGAGGGGGAACGTATTTTTTAACAACTATGACAATCAACATTGGGGATCATGCTGAGAATCTCAATTATCATTCCAACAATGAATGAGGAGCAATCAATTGGAAAAGTGATCGACAGTATTCATGCTACAATGATTAAAACCCATATGGAATATGAGATACTGGTAGTAGATACTAATTCGAAGGATAGAACACGTGAGATTGCAAAAGAAAAGGGCGCCGTTATCATCGACGAGCCACGGCGAGGCTATGGTCGAGCTTATAAAACTGGATTTGAGATGTCTAAGGGTGATATTATTGTCACCTTAGACGCTGATTGCACATACCCAGCTGAGGCAATTCCCGAACTAGTAAGGATTTTAGAAAGTACAAGCATTGATTTTCTCACGACAAACCGTTTTGCCAATATGGAAAAGGGAGCAATGAGCATCAAACATCGGTTCGGAAACTGGATACTCACAAATACTCTAAACATCCTATTCGGTATGAAAATCAAAGACTCGCAAAGTGGAATGTGGGTTTTTAGAAAGGAGTGCCTAAAAAATTTTGTTTTGAGAAGTGACGGGATGCCCTTTTCTGAAGAGATCAAAATCGAAGCTTTCAATAAGGTAAAGACAATCGAATATCCTATACATTATAAGAGGCGGGTAGGAAAAGTCAAACTTTCATCATGGCGGGATGGATGGGAAAATCTCTTGTTCCTCTTTAAGAAGAAATTTTCACGGGTGTGAGTTCATTTTAGTGCTGTGTGTTCACTTTGCCCTCTAGATAATCACACACAAATCGAAGACTTCTATAAAGCACATCCCGTGCTTCCTTATTAAATAGGCAAGCTGCAGGATGATATGTTGGAAGAATCAGAATCTTCCTTCCCAAAACATCCGTCTCATACAATCTATTCGCTTCCTCAATTAGCCTGACTTCTCTTCCGAGCAGATCGAGGCAGGCCGTCCTCCCCAGCGCCACTACGAGTTCTTTGCCTTCGAGCTCTTCGGCTAGGTAGACAAAACAAGCTTCCATTTCGTCACTTTTCGGTCGGCGATTTGCTGGTGGTCTGCATTTCACGACATTTGTAATGAATACTTTTTGCCTCGATAAGCCTGCCTTAGCCATCAATGTATCAAGCATCCTACCGGCTCTCCCAACAAACGGCCTTCCCAACATGTCTTCAGTCTTGCCAGGTGCCTCTCCCAGCAGGCAAACCCTAGATTCAGGATTACCATCAGGTGGGACGATTTGACGGCGATTACGAGCAAGATGGCATCGCGTGCATCCCATATCGAGTTTCATATCATCAGCCTAACAGATCCATTGATTTTAGAAGAGGGATCAGTTCAATGTTTATTGATTTCAAGAAATCTTTCGCTCCTTCTTCTCTGTCTACGATAGCGATCACGTAATCGACGATCGCACCAGCATTCCTCAGTATCGTAGCCGCTTCTGATGCAGAGACTCCAGAAGTCACAACGTCTTCAATGATTATTATCCGCTCACCCTTTTCAACAATCCCTTCAATCATCTTTCCCGTTCCGTGATCCTTTCTTTCTTTCCTTACCATTACGTATGGAATGCCAGTTTTCAAGGATACTGCAACAGCGAGCGGAATTGATCCGACTACCACACCTGCAATCTTGTCAAATCTTATCCCGTTTTTGCTGATAAGATTCACAATTTTATCAGCAATGATGGAGAGAATTGAAGGATCCGTTATCGCCCTTTTGATGTCAATGTAATAGGTGCTCTTCTTGCCTGATGCTAGTGTAAATTCCCCTAACAAAAGTGCTCCACATTTCATTAATGCGCGCTTAATTTCTTCCATTATATCACCACGGGACATTTTTCTTACCAATTTTGTAGCCTATAATATTCACTATCTTGTGGAGTATTGGCACAATTATGATCAGGGTAATGAGCGTCAAAACATGCTCATCGGCAACGAAGTTGCTGATAAACCAATCGGGATAAAAAATCAAAATGACTACGATTGATCCCACCAGAAAATCGTATTGATCAAGACCTGGTGCTTTTGCACCTCTTGGAATGCCTAATCTGCGCTTTATGAATGAGCCACCCATATCGCCAAGTAATGAACCGACGGAAAGTGATGATACCACACCTATTCCGGTTTGCACAGACTTGAAGCCCCAGAGATTATGAGGGTCGAATTGAAAGGCTATCAACAGCATAATAATCCCAAAAGAAATGCCGGCACAAACCCCCCCAATGAAGCCCAACCAGGTTTTTCCATCTCCTAAGATCCTCCTTCCTCCGATACACTTCCCGAAATCAATCGGGGGACCGCCACCGAAAAGCACAGCTGCAGGGTTTGGAATGAGGGCAGGTAGCATCAGCCAGATCCCACTGAAGGCTATTTTGAGGAGATCCATAGGCGGTTATTCAGCCGTCCATGTATGAATTTTTCGCATTCTCTTGCTCCACTTTCAATGTATTTGCCCCCTTTTTTCGCTCTTCATAGAACTGAAGAATATCCTCTACAACATCTTTAGTAGGGAAAACTTCGACCCTGTCAGAGAATTGCTTTGCTCTGCGGTCTAGAATGACAGCTGCACCTACGTCTCTTTCTGTTCTTATTAACCGACCTATTGCCTGGAGCATTCTCCTATAAGCAGGAGCCCTTACCGTGTACTCCCAACCTCGACCAAACTTCATTTCGTAGTAATGAAGTAACGATCTTTGCCTTGCAGTAGGTTTTGGATACGGTATGCCGATGATGAGAGCAAGCTCTAACTCGCGATCTGGAAAATCAAGACCCTCACTAATTCTTCCACCAGCGACAGCGAAAAGGATCGAGCCGTGAGCTGCGTCCTCCTTAAATCGGGTCACAGTTTCCATCAGTTCTGTCTGGCTCATATCGCGCGATTCGATGTGAACCTTTCTTTTTATCCTTTGAAGAATTCCATTTGAAAGAAAGCGCTGCATTAGGCTGAATGATGGGAAAAAAACTACCGTATTGCGTTTTACCGCATTACAGATGTTAACTAAATAATCCCCCATCTTATCTATAATCTCCGGATCTCTTGTAACATCATCATATTTTGTTGTAACATCATCGATGAAGAATATCTTCCTATTTTTCTTTGGAAAGGGTGAGGGGATTGATTTCAAGGTTGTATCCACAGGAAGACCTATCGAATCTCTATATTCGACAAGTGGGGAAAGGGTTCCTGACATATGAACAGAAGCCGCGCAATCAAGAAGGGGAGCAGTGGCTAATGAAGGATCTAGGCAATATCCCTCAAATGAGGGGGCCTCACCTCCCACGATGAGCTTAATGTAATACTGTTCATCAATATTCATCCAGAAATTCAAAAATGCTCCGAAGTTATATATATAAGATCTTGGCAGCCGACCAACTTCTTTTTTTCTCTCCCTGATGAGCTCGCCATAAATCATCATCTGGCGACTTGCCAATTCTAACATTCTTGAATTCAAAGTAAAGGCATGCATGAGATGCTCTTCCAAGAATCTCATGGGCACAAGTCCGTCTTCATCAAGCAGGTATTCATCGACTGCCATTTGTAATGCGTGATCCACTTCCGACACAACATCAAGCACACTCAGCCCGTCCAAGATATCGATATTGCCAAACTCATCCGCTTCTCTTTGTACGAGCTGGAGTCCCCTTTCCGTCAAGTGGATGCTTTTAACATCTCTCCCATAGTCCGGCAGATTGTGTGCCTCATCCACGATTACAACTAATTCGGAAATCGGTTGAGATATCCAATCGAGGAGAGTTTCGCGTATGTACCCAACGAAAAAATAGGCGTATGGAGCTGTCACTACTGTTGCCTTGACGATCAACTCTTTTATTAGTTCATATGGACAAATTCCTCTTCTATCGCAATAGTCTACAAATTCCTCAACGCTTGGTATTTCGGACATAGCGTAATTTTCGATCTCATCAAACGGTGTTTCTATCGTGGCTTCGTAAAACTTACAACCTCCCTCGAGTTCTTCCACAGTCCTTCTTTTCTTTTCGGAGCAAAGCTTGGAAAGTTCCTCAGGCGTGCCTGATCTGAGATCTGGATCACGCCTCACCAAAGGACACGTACTCTGTCTTCCTTGAATACCTATACCAAATACGCGATGTCGTTTGTTAATTTCTCTTAACTCCTTGAGTACCTGCTGCTGCTGTGCATTTGTCCTAGTAAGATAAAGCACCTTGTTGCTCTTTTCAAGAGATGCTTCGAGACATCCAACGAGCGCACAAATAGTCTTACCCGTTCCCGTTCCAGATTCTATGACAATATGACCTCTATTCCTTACAGCATTTCTAATGCCTTCGACCATCTCCAGCTGACCTTTTCGAGGTACGTACGGGAACAGATCCATCTGCTTGAATAAGTTTGCATTCAATCAATATTCTTTCGGTGAGCTAATTGAAATTGAAAAACATCACAGTCAATCAGTAGGGTTTGTCAAATAAAAATATTCAATTCAGTTTCTATGCCAGACATCGTCAGGAATTTCGTCGTAGACAGAGTCGGCACCGGCATCGGAATGCTTACTCGAGCCGTTCATCTCAAGTAATTCTAAAATTCTCTCCTTTCTGAAAAGCCAGTAATGAATTCGCCACTCCCTACCATCATATAGCGTTGTTTCCTCGCGCTCTGTGGTTAATATCCCTGTATCTTCCAACATGTAGAAGGCGTCACGATCCTCAGGCTCAAGGATGTTGTCAATGATCCTCTCACTGTATCCAAAGAAGTTCATTATATGACTGGCCATTGCCCTTGCCTGCTCATCTGGCATTCCATTTCTATCAATACTGTTTCTAATGGCCTTCGCCAAATCATCAACGGTAAATGTTGATGACCTACCGTTATTGCCATTATTCTTGGACATGACAGCTCACTCCGCGCATCTGAAGATCATCAGAATTTCTTATTGTTAAGAAGTTACGAGTTGAAATTTGGAGGGACGGTATTTAAAGGTTTTGGGATTCTTCTTAATTGAAAACCAACTATCTTATCTAATTTAAGGTAATATTAGCTAATTTCATCAAATACCAATAATCTTTTGTATATTGCGTTTTGTACAAATAATCATGATCGCGGAGTTTAGTATTGTGCCTATTGGCAAAGGTGAGAGCTTAAGCAGATATGTAGCTGAGTGCATTAAAATCGTAAAAGAAAGCGGCATAAGGTATCAATTAACACCAATGTGTACAATTCTTGAGGGAGATTAC from Methanomassiliicoccales archaeon includes these protein-coding regions:
- a CDS encoding Gfo/Idh/MocA family oxidoreductase, whose protein sequence is MRRFDIGVIGVGYWGRKIVDEYGGIPGVKVRGVADIDEKNLEYCKERYGIEILTPDYHELLEDESIIAVNVCVPNSLHYQVCRDALNAGKHVLVEKPMTLRSDEGKELVEIARKKNLTLSVGHIYRFNNALAEVRRLIRERFFGRLFLMNLYWVNLEPPYPDRDVIVDLAPHYFDIINFLTDIWPARISCTARPFRRKQLEETAYIISELPTGELATAILSWLAPRKTRQIEIVGERRCCVIDAVAQEVTVYESGYLYKLGIERNNTIQTELLHFIKSIGDPLTETMNSGLIGVRTVEMIEKAKLSMTEGRTVDTDIQR
- a CDS encoding DegT/DnrJ/EryC1/StrS family aminotransferase — protein: MNRIPLSKPLITDEMIDAASNALRNERLVLGESVYKFEEQFAKYIGTDCAVAVSSGTAALVLALMGLNVRGKEIITTPLSFIATANSIVYSEGIPVFADVDEGTYCIDPAQVIGRISEKTCGILPVHLYGYPCPMDDIKDIARRKGLVIVEDAAQAHGAIYKGRRIGSFGEAGCFSFYPTKNLTVAGDGGMVTTNDSVLASKLRKLRDCGRASRYLHDVFGFTARLNTVNAAIGLVQLKHIEEWNERRRSIAKRYVSKLGNIEEIKLPPMGSADIRPVFHLFVIRCQKRNELAQYLEANGIECGIHYPIPIHLQPIYRSTYNYQEGSFSMSERISREVLSLPMYPALTSHEVDYICEKIADFYGGTVR
- a CDS encoding acyltransferase, which encodes MKLLARYYSIEDCTIGEGTIIRNFVNLYGCSIGRDCKIAAFVEIQRGVKIGNRCKIEAYSFIPSGVTIEDEVFVGPHVVFTNDIYPRAVGDWTVVPTLVKRGASIGAGAVVICGVTIGENAMIGAGSVVTRDVPPNTLVVGNPAKVVRKFENSLKR
- a CDS encoding glycosyltransferase; translation: MLISVVLNIMNEERNISDLLDSLVVQEMPIEIIVVDAGSKDRTREIVKAYAQRYQFVKMYVKPGTRGESTNYGISKATGNIIAFTGGDCIVNPFWAKELRKTIAEGADIVAGRTINLGPEAWEDLERVELYHKGFDVSYPSCNMAFRREVLEKVGGFDPWFITAEDIDLNYRAVEAGFSIKYNPNAIVYHRTKGTIYKFFKQAFWNGVGRKQLTLKHGKLWSSYDPIKMFKQKVNTWSLLRLTCALLGYVGFKLFGDRGPYVKRQNN
- a CDS encoding glycosyltransferase family 2 protein; translated protein: MLRISIIIPTMNEEQSIGKVIDSIHATMIKTHMEYEILVVDTNSKDRTREIAKEKGAVIIDEPRRGYGRAYKTGFEMSKGDIIVTLDADCTYPAEAIPELVRILESTSIDFLTTNRFANMEKGAMSIKHRFGNWILTNTLNILFGMKIKDSQSGMWVFRKECLKNFVLRSDGMPFSEEIKIEAFNKVKTIEYPIHYKRRVGKVKLSSWRDGWENLLFLFKKKFSRV
- a CDS encoding uracil-DNA glycosylase, with protein sequence MKLDMGCTRCHLARNRRQIVPPDGNPESRVCLLGEAPGKTEDMLGRPFVGRAGRMLDTLMAKAGLSRQKVFITNVVKCRPPANRRPKSDEMEACFVYLAEELEGKELVVALGRTACLDLLGREVRLIEEANRLYETDVLGRKILILPTYHPAACLFNKEARDVLYRSLRFVCDYLEGKVNTQH
- the pyrE gene encoding orotate phosphoribosyltransferase; protein product: MEEIKRALMKCGALLLGEFTLASGKKSTYYIDIKRAITDPSILSIIADKIVNLISKNGIRFDKIAGVVVGSIPLAVAVSLKTGIPYVMVRKERKDHGTGKMIEGIVEKGERIIIIEDVVTSGVSASEAATILRNAGAIVDYVIAIVDREEGAKDFLKSINIELIPLLKSMDLLG
- a CDS encoding CDP-2,3-bis-(O-geranylgeranyl)-sn-glycerol synthase gives rise to the protein MDLLKIAFSGIWLMLPALIPNPAAVLFGGGPPIDFGKCIGGRRILGDGKTWLGFIGGVCAGISFGIIMLLIAFQFDPHNLWGFKSVQTGIGVVSSLSVGSLLGDMGGSFIKRRLGIPRGAKAPGLDQYDFLVGSIVVILIFYPDWFISNFVADEHVLTLITLIIIVPILHKIVNIIGYKIGKKNVPW
- a CDS encoding ATP-dependent DNA helicase, with the protein product MDLFPYVPRKGQLEMVEGIRNAVRNRGHIVIESGTGTGKTICALVGCLEASLEKSNKVLYLTRTNAQQQQVLKELREINKRHRVFGIGIQGRQSTCPLVRRDPDLRSGTPEELSKLCSEKKRRTVEELEGGCKFYEATIETPFDEIENYAMSEIPSVEEFVDYCDRRGICPYELIKELIVKATVVTAPYAYFFVGYIRETLLDWISQPISELVVIVDEAHNLPDYGRDVKSIHLTERGLQLVQREADEFGNIDILDGLSVLDVVSEVDHALQMAVDEYLLDEDGLVPMRFLEEHLMHAFTLNSRMLELASRQMMIYGELIRERKKEVGRLPRSYIYNFGAFLNFWMNIDEQYYIKLIVGGEAPSFEGYCLDPSLATAPLLDCAASVHMSGTLSPLVEYRDSIGLPVDTTLKSIPSPFPKKNRKIFFIDDVTTKYDDVTRDPEIIDKMGDYLVNICNAVKRNTVVFFPSFSLMQRFLSNGILQRIKRKVHIESRDMSQTELMETVTRFKEDAAHGSILFAVAGGRISEGLDFPDRELELALIIGIPYPKPTARQRSLLHYYEMKFGRGWEYTVRAPAYRRMLQAIGRLIRTERDVGAAVILDRRAKQFSDRVEVFPTKDVVEDILQFYEERKKGANTLKVEQENAKNSYMDG
- a CDS encoding DUF6015 family protein, which gives rise to MSKNNGNNGRSSTFTVDDLAKAIRNSIDRNGMPDEQARAMASHIMNFFGYSERIIDNILEPEDRDAFYMLEDTGILTTEREETTLYDGREWRIHYWLFRKERILELLEMNGSSKHSDAGADSVYDEIPDDVWHRN